One genomic window of Nicotiana sylvestris chromosome 10, ASM39365v2, whole genome shotgun sequence includes the following:
- the LOC138879598 gene encoding protein HEADING DATE 3B-like gives MLEDSAYLGKPVKNSSAERLPLKYIVRDSDNVSKRRKDSEKPNGRMECSAENTVGKASFSLMQSSNQPSSYSPFSGHAITNDSICGGYGPPGLTPTVGNLSAPACGVPASRHHYQGVGIPFAPPAGHAYFPPNDMPVINPAISSSAVDQSNQFAAQGLQNQLSGGGANFCVQHQNSSDVPRNKNGTVPDVKSCASRDAEILASTASSPSSRAHRVVMDNATEGRNVLPLFPTSPAIGNPDSSPQPHVPSHPVGVIKVVPRNARSATESAARIFQSIQQERKQFISGFTHL, from the exons ATGCTGGAAGATAGTGCTTATTTAGGCAAACCTGTAAAGAATTCGTCTGCTGAAAGACTTCCGTTGAAGTATATTGTCAGAGATAGTGACAATGTTTCGAAGCGGAGGAAGGATTCTGAGAAGCCTAACGGTAGGATGGAATGTTCTGCTGAAAACACGGTAGGAAAGGCTTCCTTTTCTTTGATGCAGAGCAGTAACCAGCCTTCTAGCTACAGTCCTTTTTCAGGACACGCAATAACAAATGACTCCA TTTGTGGAGGTTATGGGCCTCCAGGATTGACTCCAACGGTGGGAAATCTTTCAGCGCCAGCTTGTGGAGTTCCTGCTTCTCGTCATCACTATCAAGGGGTCGGAATACCTTTTGCACCTCCGGCTGGTCATGCCTACTTTCCTCCGAATGACATGCCAGTTataaacccagcaatctcatctTCAGCTGTCGATCAATCAAACCAGTTTGCTGCTCAAGGTTTACAAAATCAGTTATCCGGAGGAGGGGCTAATTTTTGTGTTCAACATCAGAACTCAAGTGATGTGCCAAGAAATAAGAATGGCACTGTGCCAGATGTGAAGTCTTGTGCCTCTAGAGATGCTGAGATACTGGCCAGCACTGCAAGCAGTCCAAGTAGCAGAGCTCACAGAGTAGTCATGGATAATGCCACGGAGGGAAGAAATGTGCTTCCTCTGTTCCCAACTTCTCCAGCTATTGGCAACCCTGATAGCAGCCCCCAACCTCATGTTCCTAGTCATCCTGTCGGAGTCATCAAAGTTGTACCTCGTAATGCAAGGTCTGCTACAGAGTCTGCTGCTCGTATTTTCCAGTCTATACAACAAGAGAGAAAACAGTTTATCTCTGGTTTTACTCATCTATAG
- the LOC104249424 gene encoding protein EARLY FLOWERING 3-like → MLLQRRLHTFKMGSGTSLQDHLDAFNKLVMDLQIAGIKREEETLACALLFSLTSGYRDIENSMMYSKEPIKLEQVRQALNSSDVRRHIEGDRDDQASGLFVRGRTSQQGKTKSKHRSKSRVNKKNTECWGCGKKGHFERDCPMSKSKEKASASTVEQANGRERDVFFSAQLPPSRHPADKPHSCNSNSKTPLLLVDSNKNTGEDDFRVPIFINSKVGRGNGRCYSTPDGQNLSAPTAVMSAHYEKDLNKENSKQPAISREHSANSTSIPSMDKPDGVLKQANVLLHYESRDDPDNTFGIFCTSHLLRLESGVDSQVGGTILSEPVRLVDNGDSSLPLKDAASEEQIIPNNNHINDTELKEGNASELLETRNVDQGANLSETSMVESISGMYISPDDVVGIIGQKHFWNARRAISNQQRVFAVQVFELHRLIKVQRL, encoded by the exons atgttgttacaacggcgtcttcacacatttaagatggggtcaggtacttcgttacaagatcatttagatgcgtttaataaacttgtcatggacttacagattgcaggaattaaaagggaggaggagacgcttgcatgtgctttgctattttcattgacttcaggatatcgtgatattgagaattcaatgatgtatagcaaggagcctatcaaacttgagcaagtgcggcaggcacttaactctagtgatgtgcggaggcacattgaaggagatagagatgaccaggcaagtggcctctttgttagaggccggactagccaacagggaaagaccaaatcaaagcacagatcaaagtctcgtgtgaacaagaagaatacagagtgttggggttgtggcaagaaggggcactttgaacgagattgcccaatgtcaaagtccaaggaaaaggcgagtgcatctacagttgaacag GCAAATGGACGTGAAAGAGATGTATTTTTCTCAGCACAACTTCCTCCATCAAGACATCCTGCTGATAAGCCACATTCCTGCAATTCAAATTCAAAAACTCCGTTGCTTCTAGTCGATTCTAATAAGAATACAGGAGAGGATGACTTTAGAGTTCCCATTTTTATTAACTCCAAGGTGGGTCGAGGAAATGGAAGGTGTTATAGTACTCCGGATGGTCAAAATCTCTCTGCCCCCACTGCTGTAATGTCAGCGCATTATGAAAAAGATTTGAACAAAGAGAACTCCAAACAGCCTGCCATAAGCAGAGAGCATTCTGCAAACTCTACCTCAATTCCGTCCATGGATAAGCCAGATGGTGTTCTGAAGCAAGCTAATGTACTATTGCATTATGAATCCAGAGATGACCCTGATAATACTTTTGGCATATTTTGTACGTCTCATCTTCTAAGACTGGAAAGCGGAGTTGATTCTCAAGTTGGTGGCACCATACTATCTGAACCTGTTAGGCTTGTTGATAATGGTGATTCTTCTCTCCCTCTGAAGGATGCTGCATCAGAAGAGCAGATAATTCCTAATAATAATCATATTAATGATACAGAATTAAAGGAAGGCAATGCATCTGAATTATTAGAAACAAGAAATGTGGACCAGGGTGCCAACTTATCAGAGACTTCCATGGTGGAATCTATATCTGGAATGTACATATCTCCTGATGATGTTGTTGGAATAATAGGGCAAAAACATTTCTGGAATGCAAGAAGAGCTATTTCCAA CCAGCAAAGAGTTTttgcagttcaagtttttgagTTGCATCGGCTAATAAAG GTCCAGAGACTCTAG
- the LOC138880317 gene encoding protein EARLY FLOWERING 3-like, producing MKRGKGEENLLMGPMFPRLHVNDTEKGGPRAPPRNKMALYEQLSIPSQRFKHGVLHNPNNANLQPFLKGTSSTTTTTTNLSAIPHSGVWGLKERQDSLTIQGERTSKYEFHEV from the exons ATGAAGAGAGGGAAAGGTGAAGAGAATTTATTAATGGGGCCTATGTTTCCAAGGCTTCACGTTAATGATACAGAAAAGGGAGGTCCAAGagcacctccaaggaacaagatgGCACTTTATGAGCAGCTCAGTATTCCTTCACAAAGATTCAAACATGGGGTTTTGCATAATCCCAATAATGCTAATTTGCAG CCTTTTCTTAAAGGTACTagctcaacaacaacaacaacaacaaaccttaGTGCAATCCCACACAGTGGGGTCTGGGGGCTTAAAG agcgacaggattctttaacgatccaaggagaaagaacaagcaaatatgagttccatgaagtttga